The Bernardetia litoralis DSM 6794 genome includes a window with the following:
- a CDS encoding T9SS type A sorting domain-containing protein has translation MTENEILELQKRNNDSIMVVLDSIYKVNIYVPPVFDKKSIDATTTNKFFELAKETKGELKLLVNSELITNEIKNIIEKHSTDNSDILFLIDKTSSMEDDIANVQKGLTEIINSINKYKNVRVAIGLYGDKNSDGKDWYSYKNFETNLESAKKFIKNIKVTAGEDYPESVYDGFFESSKKNFWKSESKRMVILIGDAPPLEKPLSDYSMSDVINKATKDRITMNFYPIVVTPGMMDELGTVTKPKVYEKTKLVSSFYPNPSVGKLNINLEKDDNYEIQIFDFNGSLVSKENHRGNKFSKELYDLPNGVYIIRIVDSEFKFETIKIMLNK, from the coding sequence TTAGAATTACAAAAAAGGAATAATGATTCTATAATGGTAGTTCTTGATTCAATTTACAAAGTCAACATTTACGTTCCACCTGTATTTGATAAAAAATCAATTGATGCTACAACCACAAATAAGTTTTTTGAGTTAGCGAAAGAGACAAAAGGAGAACTTAAACTATTAGTTAATTCAGAACTAATCACAAATGAAATCAAAAATATCATTGAAAAACACTCTACCGACAATTCAGATATCCTTTTTTTAATTGACAAAACAAGCAGTATGGAAGATGATATTGCAAATGTTCAAAAAGGATTAACGGAAATAATCAACTCAATTAATAAATATAAAAATGTAAGAGTTGCGATTGGACTTTATGGAGATAAAAATTCAGATGGAAAAGATTGGTATTCGTACAAGAACTTTGAAACTAATTTAGAATCAGCGAAAAAATTCATAAAGAATATTAAGGTAACAGCTGGAGAAGATTATCCGGAATCTGTTTATGACGGATTTTTTGAAAGTTCAAAAAAAAATTTTTGGAAGTCAGAAAGTAAAAGAATGGTAATCTTAATTGGAGATGCACCACCATTGGAAAAACCTTTGAGCGATTATTCAATGTCTGATGTAATCAACAAAGCGACAAAGGACAGAATAACAATGAATTTTTATCCGATAGTAGTAACGCCAGGAATGATGGATGAACTTGGAACTGTTACCAAACCAAAAGTCTATGAAAAGACAAAATTGGTAAGTTCATTTTATCCAAATCCTTCTGTTGGAAAACTAAATATTAATCTTGAAAAGGATGATAATTATGAAATCCAAATTTTTGACTTTAATGGTTCTCTAGTTTCAAAGGAAAATCATAGAGGAAATAAATTTTCAAAGGAATTATACGACTTGCCAAATGGTGTTTACATAATAAGAATAGTCGATTCGGAATTTAAATTTGAGACTATAAAAATAATGTTGAATAAATAA
- a CDS encoding helix-turn-helix domain-containing protein yields the protein MKTQNEHWLKKSYQKATLETKLLVVDQILNGQISNNQAAKKYHIPRTTITYWLRKYSTLVQQNNGMSKNDEIKILKEKILELEFVKDFQQDIIADMELITGVDMSKKSLPKTLAKEIELKKKKRTKENGSMDVLGSLNKRSTKD from the coding sequence ATGAAAACACAAAATGAACACTGGCTAAAAAAAAGCTACCAAAAAGCAACTTTAGAAACCAAACTTTTAGTCGTTGACCAAATCTTAAACGGTCAAATATCCAACAACCAAGCTGCTAAAAAATATCACATTCCCAGAACGACCATTACTTATTGGTTAAGAAAATACAGTACATTAGTACAACAAAACAATGGTATGAGTAAAAACGATGAAATTAAAATACTTAAGGAAAAGATTCTAGAACTTGAGTTTGTAAAAGACTTTCAACAAGACATTATTGCTGATATGGAACTTATTACAGGTGTGGATATGTCAAAAAAGTCATTGCCCAAAACATTAGCAAAAGAGATAGAGCTAAAGAAGAAAAAACGTACAAAAGAAAATGGCTCTATGGATGTTTTGGGATCACTAAACAAGCGTTCTACAAAAGACTAA
- a CDS encoding IS3 family transposase, producing the protein MTTTNSKHMFKKYKNLVKDHVPNRPEQLWVSDITYIKTQYGHNYLAIVTDAYSKQIMGYKLDNHMRTSLCTDALAMAIKNRKYPDKKLIHHSDRGFQYCNPKYTAFAEENGISMSMTEQYDPYENAVAERINRTLKYEYGLKQTIKNTELAKKMIKQAVYIYNNLRTHFSLDLRKPAEVHLNPNIKYKSYRKNNVILPELMF; encoded by the coding sequence ATCACAACTACAAACTCTAAACATATGTTCAAAAAATATAAAAACCTTGTAAAAGACCACGTCCCTAATAGACCCGAACAACTATGGGTATCGGATATCACTTATATTAAAACGCAATACGGACATAATTATTTAGCAATCGTTACTGACGCCTATTCTAAGCAGATTATGGGATATAAACTCGATAACCATATGAGAACTTCGCTTTGCACAGATGCGCTCGCTATGGCTATTAAAAATAGAAAATACCCTGATAAAAAACTCATACACCACTCAGATAGAGGGTTTCAATACTGTAACCCTAAATATACCGCTTTTGCTGAAGAAAATGGGATATCAATGAGTATGACTGAACAATACGACCCCTATGAAAATGCTGTTGCTGAACGGATTAATAGAACTTTAAAATATGAATACGGGTTAAAACAAACCATTAAAAACACTGAGTTAGCCAAAAAAATGATTAAACAAGCGGTTTATATTTATAATAATCTAAGAACACATTTTAGCTTGGACTTAAGAAAACCTGCAGAAGTACATTTAAATCCAAACATCAAATACAAATCATATCGAAAAAATAATGTAATTTTACCTGAATTAATGTTTTAA
- a CDS encoding AAA domain-containing protein: MILDKYQLYGEIQNRGYSSTSKVTDESGEIYFAKWIKGIEQNSQPSKILYNKLRHLKKAVHSSLPKIIEYEWDESQSAYCIIFENKNASSLEENIFKIKPTHFLKGIEQIANCLQQLQQKHKLAHGDITPANILVDENFDFYLIDFGISDISATLSQSQELEIFAKEFASPEKWDRKIPKGFPYQSDIYSIGKVIEWYFAKNEINEFEEVQKLADKTCEQLPINRINYVSFLEKLSKITSEISFDSKNSVSINAIPEVIEDLNNSDFKPKFDISPSRGENILLNISTKNFYIHCIWKISENGLEILNGERKENKEREHSNTLRYGKELGLPIVFTPQNGYNERFNLTPFFKKIQKEKQHESEYRKGKREITKELKFFKDLLTKEMQVLEKNSLRLSFGGFEKKGNYEISFKIQDNEKYSKNGLIFSHIDKATPPSPEDFEFIVSETADKKRMKDPMKFSGVAYDFNTKTRVLKFKDCERLDFEKIPKNGYIFENISKQEEEKKRQLEAIRKVEYNDVQNRDLIHYVFNPTDLQGKYLEFQELTNVYQTDEKGNDFVYSFNQQKAILNAIHREPLTIIQGPPGTGKTTVITEIVFQILNKNPDAKILITSQTNDAVDNVLDNLLEKEIPIVRLSGIRKPKVSLQKHTLERKIEGWKEEVRKKTKANWKPYKEQFKKALEKENIILLPIFEILSSNKQWKVKKQQIEKMLERFNTFKGLEKSLTSETEFITSINSFVKVNFEEYFLKQQIFKDWLVTISSLDENSNINQKLIDSIRVIGATTNHIASKKYQKYNFEFDYVIMDESGKATTAEALIPTVLAEKLILVGDHRQLRPMLTANREVEKWLREKFKTDTDEFDSWDDYFNRPSLFEQVITKIDDDFKSQLEECRRSSKDQVLLTSKCFYEPFGDEPIKPVERPQEKEHNLDLKIDSSIVFLDIGNSYKSEIDGNSSSRNKLSAELIPELLNGLDRFDKVKNYTIGVITGYSAQVREIRKVLRNKVDYRKLKNVKSNNVVISVVDKFQGLEKDIIIFDLVRSQQQTLGFLSNANRINVALSRQKKLLIILGNLDSILSAKPPKDLENTNQKPALQKYLSELKKDWIVKNIEQIF; this comes from the coding sequence ATGATTTTAGACAAATACCAACTATACGGAGAAATCCAAAACAGAGGTTATTCATCAACCTCAAAAGTAACAGATGAAAGTGGAGAAATTTATTTTGCCAAATGGATAAAAGGAATTGAACAAAACTCACAACCGAGTAAAATTCTTTACAACAAATTAAGACACTTAAAAAAAGCAGTCCACTCTTCCCTACCTAAAATTATTGAATACGAATGGGACGAAAGCCAAAGTGCTTATTGCATCATATTTGAAAATAAAAACGCAAGTTCTTTAGAAGAAAATATTTTTAAAATTAAACCAACGCATTTTTTAAAAGGGATTGAACAAATTGCAAATTGCTTACAGCAATTGCAACAAAAACATAAACTTGCTCACGGAGATATAACACCTGCAAATATACTTGTAGATGAAAACTTTGATTTTTACTTAATTGATTTCGGAATTTCAGATATTTCTGCAACCTTAAGCCAATCACAAGAACTAGAGATTTTCGCAAAAGAATTTGCGTCACCTGAAAAATGGGATAGGAAAATCCCAAAGGGATTTCCCTATCAATCTGACATTTATTCTATTGGAAAAGTTATTGAATGGTATTTTGCAAAAAATGAAATTAACGAATTTGAAGAAGTTCAGAAATTGGCGGACAAAACTTGTGAGCAATTACCGATAAATAGAATAAATTATGTTTCTTTTTTAGAGAAATTATCGAAAATCACAAGTGAAATTTCTTTTGATAGCAAAAACTCGGTTTCTATAAATGCAATACCAGAAGTTATAGAAGATTTAAATAATTCAGATTTCAAACCAAAATTTGACATAAGTCCGAGTAGAGGAGAAAATATCCTATTAAATATCTCAACTAAAAATTTCTATATTCATTGTATTTGGAAAATATCCGAAAATGGTTTAGAAATACTAAATGGAGAAAGAAAAGAAAATAAAGAAAGAGAACATTCTAATACTTTGAGATATGGAAAAGAATTAGGCTTGCCAATTGTGTTTACTCCTCAAAATGGTTATAACGAACGTTTTAACTTAACACCTTTTTTTAAGAAAATACAAAAAGAAAAACAGCACGAAAGCGAATATAGAAAAGGAAAAAGAGAGATTACTAAAGAATTAAAATTCTTTAAAGATTTACTAACCAAAGAAATGCAAGTTTTAGAAAAAAACTCATTAAGATTAAGTTTTGGAGGTTTTGAAAAAAAAGGAAATTATGAAATTTCATTTAAAATTCAAGACAATGAAAAATACAGCAAGAATGGTTTAATTTTTTCTCATATTGACAAAGCAACTCCACCAAGTCCAGAAGATTTTGAATTTATCGTAAGTGAAACTGCCGATAAAAAACGAATGAAAGACCCAATGAAATTTTCGGGAGTTGCTTATGATTTCAATACAAAAACAAGAGTTCTAAAATTTAAGGATTGTGAACGATTAGATTTTGAAAAAATCCCCAAAAATGGTTACATATTTGAAAACATCAGTAAACAAGAAGAGGAAAAGAAAAGACAATTAGAAGCAATACGAAAAGTAGAATATAATGATGTTCAAAATAGAGATTTAATACATTACGTTTTTAATCCTACTGATTTGCAAGGCAAATATCTTGAATTTCAAGAACTAACAAATGTTTATCAAACAGACGAAAAAGGAAATGACTTTGTATATAGTTTTAATCAACAAAAAGCAATACTAAATGCAATTCATAGAGAACCTTTAACAATTATTCAAGGTCCACCAGGAACAGGAAAAACAACTGTAATCACAGAAATTGTTTTTCAAATTTTAAATAAAAATCCTGATGCTAAAATTTTAATCACTTCTCAAACAAATGATGCAGTTGATAACGTGTTAGATAATCTATTGGAAAAAGAGATTCCAATTGTTCGGTTAAGTGGTATTAGAAAACCAAAAGTAAGTTTACAAAAACATACTTTAGAAAGAAAAATTGAAGGTTGGAAAGAAGAAGTAAGAAAAAAAACTAAAGCCAATTGGAAACCATACAAAGAGCAATTTAAAAAGGCATTAGAAAAAGAGAATATTATTCTATTGCCAATTTTTGAAATCCTTTCTTCCAATAAACAATGGAAAGTAAAAAAACAACAAATAGAAAAAATGTTAGAACGTTTCAACACGTTTAAAGGTTTAGAAAAATCTTTAACTTCTGAAACAGAGTTTATAACATCAATCAACAGTTTTGTAAAAGTAAATTTTGAAGAATATTTTTTAAAACAACAAATATTTAAAGATTGGTTAGTAACAATTAGTTCGTTAGATGAAAATAGTAATATAAATCAAAAATTAATAGATAGCATTAGAGTAATTGGAGCAACAACTAATCATATTGCATCAAAAAAATATCAAAAATATAATTTTGAGTTTGACTATGTAATAATGGATGAAAGTGGAAAAGCAACCACAGCAGAAGCATTAATACCAACAGTTTTAGCCGAAAAATTAATCCTTGTTGGCGACCATAGACAATTAAGACCAATGCTAACTGCAAATCGTGAAGTTGAAAAATGGTTAAGAGAAAAGTTTAAAACTGATACGGATGAATTTGATAGTTGGGATGATTATTTTAATAGACCAAGTTTATTTGAGCAAGTAATAACAAAAATTGATGATGACTTTAAAAGTCAGTTAGAAGAATGTAGAAGAAGTTCAAAAGACCAAGTTTTACTAACTTCGAAATGCTTTTACGAACCTTTTGGAGATGAACCTATAAAACCAGTTGAAAGACCACAAGAAAAAGAACATAACCTTGATTTAAAAATTGATAGTTCAATTGTCTTTCTTGATATTGGTAATTCATATAAAAGTGAAATCGATGGAAATAGTTCGTCAAGAAATAAATTAAGTGCTGAATTAATTCCAGAACTTCTAAATGGATTAGATAGGTTTGATAAAGTAAAGAATTACACAATTGGTGTTATTACGGGTTATTCTGCTCAAGTAAGAGAAATAAGAAAAGTGCTAAGAAATAAAGTTGATTATCGTAAACTAAAAAATGTAAAATCTAACAATGTAGTTATATCCGTTGTAGATAAATTTCAAGGTTTAGAAAAGGATATTATCATTTTTGATTTAGTAAGAAGCCAGCAACAAACATTAGGGTTTTTATCTAATGCAAATCGTATAAATGTTGCTTTATCAAGGCAAAAAAAACTATTAATTATTCTTGGAAATTTAGATAGCATATTAAGTGCAAAACCACCTAAAGATTTAGAAAACACAAATCAAAAACCAGCATTACAAAAATATTTAAGTGAATTGAAGAAAGACTGGATTGTTAAAAACATAGAACAAATATTTTAA